The region ACAATAGGTGTGAACTACCGATAGCAATTGGGACTTGAAGTGCTCCTTCTCATCCAATATCACACTGGCCGCTAATTTTTTACAAAGACTGTGCAAGACCGTCTGAACTTGCTCACTTTGGCGACAACtgggcgatggtggtgggggacaATTGACTGGATGTTGATGGAGCAATTGGAAGGTGAAGTTCAATTCTTGGGCTAAAAATGCATGGAGCAAGTACCCCAGTACCGTGAATCAGCCTGGATTTGGCCAAGCTTTGAGGCGCGAAGAGCAAGGATGTGAAGGTCGCGAGAGCACGTGATATGGGCTTAGAGAGAGGTGGCCCATGCGTGCTGGGAACCCTGCTTCCTGCAAGTGGTGTGTTCGTCAGCGATGAAGAGAAGCGGCTGGTTCCACACCTCGTGAAGCTGCAAGCTCTTTCTCCACAGCGCAAACCAGCTGCCATTCAGCACCAGCCACTATACCTGGACAACAGACAAGATGGCGAACCGCAATCCCTTCCAGGATTACATGAACAAGCTGCAGTATGCGGCCCAACAAACTCGCTCCGGAGGCAGAATGCccggcggaggtggtggcatcgcaggaggggttgctgctCTCGCTGTCCTTGGTGGTGGCGCCTTGCTGTTTCAGAGTGCGCTGTTCAACGTCGATGGTGGTCACAGAGCGATCAAGTACCGGAGAATAAGTGGTGTCAGCAAGGATATCTATACCGAAGGTATGTTGGGTTTAGGCATTACACTCTTGCTGGAGAGACAGACTAACTGACTTATAAATATTCACACAGGAACTCACTTTGTCGTCCCATGGTTCGAGACTCCTATTGTCTACGATGTTCGTGCTAAGCCGAGAAACGTTTCTTCCCTCACCGGTACCAAGGATCTTCAAATGGTCAACATCACCTGCCGTGTCCTCTCGAGACCCGAAATCACCGCCCTTCCTCAGATCTACCGCACTCTCGGCACCGACTATGACGAGCGTGTCCTCCCTTCGATTGTCAACGAAGTGCTGAAGAGCGTTGTTGCCCAGTTCAATGCCAGTCAGCTGATCACACAAAGAGAAATGGTTGCCAAGCTGGTTCGTGAGAACCTCTCCAGGAGAGCTGCGCGCTTCAACATTCTTCTGGACGACGTGTCTTTGACGGTGGGTTCCTCTTTGTGGAAATCACATCGCTTAACAAACCGCTAACAATTTATTAGCATCTTGCCTTCTCTCCTGAGTTCACAGCTGCCGTTGAAGCCAAGCAGGTTGCCCAACAAGAGGCTCAACGTGCCGCATTCATCGTCGACAAGGCTCGCCAGGAGAAGCAGGCCATGGTTGTCAAGGCTCAGGGTGAGGCTCGCTCTGCTGAGCTCATTGGTGAGGCtatcaagaagaacaagtCATATCTGGAGCTGAAGAAACTGGAGAACGCTCGTTCCATTGCCCAGATCATCCAGGAGGCTGGTGGCAAGAACAGACTGCTTCTTGACTCTGAGGGTCTTGGGTTGAACGTCTTTGATGAGGAGAACAAATAAGGAAGCTGTGTTTTGAAAGAGGTGGGAATGGAGGTATTGAGTCAATCTCCACTGTCTGTATGTATAGGCTGAACATTTTACAAAGCACTGTGTATGAGTACGTTGGTGAAAAGATGCATTGGAGAAGTCATGAAGTGTCTGGAGTTGGCGGTCAGAATCACACATTT is a window of Podospora pseudopauciseta strain CBS 411.78 chromosome 1, whole genome shotgun sequence DNA encoding:
- the PHB2 gene encoding Prohibitin-2, subunit of the prohibitin complex (Phb1p-Phb2p) (COG:O; EggNog:ENOG503NVK6), with product MANRNPFQDYMNKLQYAAQQTRSGGRMPGGGGGIAGGVAALAVLGGGALLFQSALFNVDGGHRAIKYRRISGVSKDIYTEGTHFVVPWFETPIVYDVRAKPRNVSSLTGTKDLQMVNITCRVLSRPEITALPQIYRTLGTDYDERVLPSIVNEVLKSVVAQFNASQLITQREMVAKLVRENLSRRAARFNILLDDVSLTHLAFSPEFTAAVEAKQVAQQEAQRAAFIVDKARQEKQAMVVKAQGEARSAELIGEAIKKNKSYLELKKLENARSIAQIIQEAGGKNRLLLDSEGLGLNVFDEENK